One part of the Amaranthus tricolor cultivar Red isolate AtriRed21 chromosome 16, ASM2621246v1, whole genome shotgun sequence genome encodes these proteins:
- the LOC130802821 gene encoding formin-like protein 14, which yields MALFRKFFYRKPPDGLLEIAERIYVFDCCFTTDVVEDDHYKGYFGGIASQLRDHLPDASFMVFNFHEGENQSRIGNILSEYDMTVIDYPRQYEGCPVLTLEMVHHCLKSGDSWLLLGQRNVLLMHCERGGWPILAFMLAALLIYRKLYNGEQKTLDMIYRQAPRELLQLMFPLNPIPSQLRYLQYVSRRNLDSEWPPPDRGLTVDCIMLRLIPNIDGVGGCRPILRIYGRDPSPGSDQTPIVLFSTPKKSRVVRQFKQAESELVKIDVHCRVQGDVVLECISLDEDLEREQMMFRVMFSTSFIRSNILMLNRDEIDTLWDDKDKFPKNFRTEVLFSEIDSATDETSIDLPVIEEKDGLPIEAFEKVQEIFSSADWMDSKPEVALDVLHKISSSKILKEKLESATLPKDSKIESICEVLQDSLKSQVVEDNIKNSLLGSLEKPTKPSLETTLDAKLSGRKTDAHEEVGPSDMSENRDLLEAKKKVTASVTKALEKLSKQSVGPSIDTNVIPKKAQPEDLLPALKQAAQTKIISPRILQSSRSSSGLYNNPLQVSPKSMQRFHSSPSALGITALLHDHVTFKSDAIAHSETISPEPLSTSGSFVPDVHRSEQLSSFARPQRLASPPPPPPPPLRPIRTESLFAEPSMLEKPLILPISHPSSMSTSGSSESSALHPSPSVTLPSSDSTVGSVKDFTLHTDTAPSFRSSRTSVPPPPPPPPFAHPSIVSVVSSISAPSPPPPPPPLPSCVQSPPNTRVQLSAPPLPPPPPPPPSTFELQSQSSNARSSQLDPPPPPPLSPVKAPPPPPPPLPAGKAPPPLPAGKAPPPPPPLPTVKAPPPPPPHSKVAGSTGCSQQSTIVPSPPPPPKVISTHVGPKSSSKAPPVPPSPAFNGKRLSKSNSSAQDSQLAGSSGPAPPPPGPPNLKARDPPRVTPRNQAQSRKNNLKPYHWLKITRVMQGSLWAETQKPEEASKAPEFDMSELETLFAAAVPSSEKGAGGQSRSRASGSKSDKVQLIELRRAYNCEIMLTKVKIPLPDLMNLVLALDDSALDVDQVENLIKFCPTKEEMELLKGYKGDKENLGKCEQFFLELMKVPRVESKLRVFAFKIQFKTQVSDLRKNLQIVNSASEEIRSSVKLKRVMQTVLSLGNALNQGTARGAAVGFRLDSLLKLTDTRSRNNKMTLMHYLCKVLAEKLPEVFDFPKDLVNLEASTKIQLKILAEEMQAISKGIEKVVQELTASGNDGSVSDEFCKILKAFLSYAEGEVRSLATLYSIVGRNADALAMYFGEDPIKVPFEQVVSTLLNFVRMFHRANDENRKQLEFEKKKAEKEAEKEKSKIAGVKDSEHPFSPLKRLDP from the exons ATGGCgctttttagaaagtttttctACCGGAAGCCTCCTGATGGGTTGTTGGAGATTGCAGAAAGGATATATG TCTTTGATTGCTGTTTTACAACGGATGTGGTGGAGGATGATCATTATAAAGGCTACTTTGGTGGAATAGCTAGTCAACTTCGTGATCACTTGCCTGACGCTTCATTCATGGTGTTCAACTTTCATGAGGGAGAGAATCAGAGCCGGATCGGGAATATATTGTCGGAGTATGACATGACTGTTATAGATTATCCTCGGCAATATGAAGGTTGTCCAGTGCTCACATTGGAGATGGTCCATCATTGCCTGAAATCTGGTGATAGCTGGCTTTTACTTGGTCAACGTAATGTGCTTTTAATGCATTGTGAACGAGGCGGTTGGCCTATTTTGGCTTTCATGTTAGCTGCACTTTTAATCTATAGAAAGCTTTATAATGGGGAACAGAAAACATTGGATATGATCTACCGACAAGCTCCTCGCGAGCTTTTGCAGTTGATGTTCCCATTGAATCCAATTCCCTCGCAGTTGAGATATCTTCAATATGTATCTAGGAGAAACTTGGACTCAGAATGGCCCCCTCCCGACAGGGGCTTGACTGTGGACTGTATAATGCTTAGGCTTATCCCTAATATTGATGGAGTGGGCGGTTGCCGACCTATTCTTCGAATCTATGGACGGGATCCTTCACCTGGTTCTGACCAGACTCCTATTGTGCTGTTTTCAACCCCCAAAAAAAGTAGAGTTGTTCGGCAATTCAAGCAG GCAGAAAGTGAACTGGTCAAGATTGATGTTCACTGTCGTGTTCAAGGTGATGTGGTGCTTGAATGCATAAGCTTGGATGAAGACTTGGAACGTGAGCAGATGATGTTCCGGGTTATGTTTAGCACATCATTCATTAGATCAAATATTCTGATGCTTAATCGTGATGAGATCGATACCTTGTGGGATGACAAGGATAAATTTCCGAAAAACTTCAGAACCGAG GTTCTTTTCTCAGAGATAGATTCGGCAACCGATGAGACGTCTATTGATTTGCCAGTTATCGAGGAGAAAGATGGCCTTCCTATTGAAGCTTTTGAAAAGGTGCAAGAAATTTTCAGCAGTGCAGATTGGATGGATTCAAAGCCTGAGGTAGCACTGGATGTTCTTCATAAAATATCGTCATCAAAAATCCTCAAAGAGAAACTGGAGAGTGCTACGCTTCCGAAAGATAGTAAGATCGAATCTATTTGTGAAGTGCTTCAGGATAGTTTAAAATCGCAAGTCGTGGAAGACAACATCAAGAATTCTCTACTCGGAAGCCTAGAGAAGCCAACCAAGCCCTCTCTAGAAACAACATTAGATGCCAAGCTTTCCGGACGAAAGACGGATGCTCATGAAGAAGTTGGTCCATCTGACATGTCAGAAAATCGGGATCTTCTAGAAGCAAAGAAAAAGGTTACAGCTTCTGTAACGAAGGCCTTGGAGAAGCTCTCGAAACAATCCGTTGGACCTTCTATAGATACAAATGTAATTCCGAAGAAGGCTCAACCCGAGGACTTGCTTCCTGCTCTTAAGCAAGCTGCTCAAACAAAGATTATCTCCCCACGTATACTTCAGTCTTCCCGTTCGAGTTCTGGCTTATATAACAATCCCTTGCAAGTTTCACCAAAATCCATGCAAAGATTTCATAGTTCACCGTCAGCACTTGGGATTACTGCGCTTTTGCACGATCATGTGACGTTCAAGAGTGATGCCATTGCACATTCAGAGACAATTTCACCTGAACCATTGTCTACTTCAGGCTCTTTTGTTCCTGACGTACATAGATCTGAACAGCTTTCATCATTTGCACGACCCCAGCGTCTAGCCTCTCCaccacctccacctccacctccCTTGCGACCTATACGTACAGAATCTCTTTTTGCAGAGCCTTCTATGCTTGAAAAACCATTGATATTGCCAATTAGCCACCCTTCTTCAATGTCAACATCAGGTTCTTCCGAGTCATCAGCATTACATCCTTCTCCATCGGTAACTCTTCCATCTTCTGATTCGACCGTGGGATCAGTTAAGGATTTTACTCTTCATACGGACACTGCACCTTCGTTTAGAAGCTCAAGGACCTCTGTTCCTCCTCCCCCTCCTCCTCCACCTTTTGCACATCCTTCTATAGTAAGTGTAGTGAGTTCGATATCAGCACCTTCTCCTCCCCCTCCCCCTCCCCCTCTACCCTCTTGTGTCCAATCCCCTCCAAATACTAGAGTTCAATTGTCTGCACCACCACTGCCACCGccacctccacctccacctTCAACTTTTGAATTGCAGTCTCAATCTTCTAATGCTAGGAGCTCACAGTTAGaccctcctcctcctcctcctctgTCTCCAGTTAAAGCACCTCCTCCCCCTCCTCCTCCTTTGCCCGCAGGCAAAGCTCCTCCTCCTTTACCCGCAGGCAAAGCTCCTCCCCCGCCTCCTCCTCTGCCCACAGTCAAAGCTCCTCCCCCACCTCCTCCTCATTCTAAAGTAGCTGGCTCAACTGGCTGTTCTCAACAGTCTACTATAGTGCCTTCACCCCCACCTCCTCCTAAAGTTATCTCAACCCATGTTGGGCCCAAAAGTTCTTCTAAAGCTCCTCCTGTGCCGCCCTCACCAGCATTTAATGGAAAACGACtgtctaaatctaatagttctGCTCAAGATTCTCAACTGGCTGGTAGTAGTGGCCCTGCTCCTCCACCCCCTGGACCTCCTAACTTGAAGGCAAGGGACCCTCCTCGTGTTACTCCAAGGAATCAGGCTCAATCAAGAAAGAATAATCTGAAGCCATATCATTGGTTAAAGATAACAAGGGTCATGCAAGGTAGCTTATGGGCAGAGACTCAGAAACCAGAAGAGGCTTCCAA AGCTCCGGAGTTTGATATGTCAGAACTTGAGACCCTATTTGCAGCAGCTGTTCCGAGTTCTGAGAAGGGTGCTGGAGGGCAATCAAGGAGTCGTGCTTCAGGGTCGAAATCTGATAAAGTTCAGCTG ATTGAGCTTAGGAGGGCTTACAATTGTGAGATAATGCTAACCAAAGTGAAAATTCCCCTGCCTGATTTAATG AATTTAGTACTTGCTTTGGATGATTCAGCTTTGGATGTTGATCAGGTTGAAAACCTTATAAAGTTCTGTCCAACGAAGGAAGAAATGGAGCTACTGAAG GGATACAAGGGTGATAAAGAAAATTTAGGGAAATGTGAACAG TTCTTTTTAGAGTTGATGAAAGTGCCAAGAGTGGAATCAAAACTTAGAGTTTTTGCATTTAAGATACAATTTAAAACCCAG GTATCTGATCTTAGAAAGAATTTACAGATAGTGAATTCTGCGTCGGAAGAG ATCAGATCTTCGGTGAAGTTGAAAAGAGTCATGCAAACAGTTTTATCCTTGGGCAATGCATTAAACCAAGGGACTGCAAGAG GTGCTGCTGTGGGATTTCGACTGGATAGCCTCCTTAAACTCACTGATACTCGTTCTCGGAATAACAAGATGACCCTCATGCATTACCTTTGCAAG GTTCTTGCTGAAAAGTTGCCCGAAGTTTTTGATTTTCCGAAAGACTTGGTTAATCTGGAGGCCTCAACAAAG ATCCAACTTAAGATATTAGCGGAGGAAATGCAAGCTATTAGCAAAGGGATAGAAAAGGTTGTTCAAGAGCTAACTGCGTCGGGAAATGATGGCTCTGTTTCAGATGAGTTTTGCAAG